The Nocardioides sp. S-1144 genome includes a region encoding these proteins:
- a CDS encoding TerD family protein, giving the protein MPVSLSKGGNVSLTKMAPSLQSVRVGLGWDARTTDGADFDLDATALVCGEGDKVLSDQHFIFYNNLASPEGTVRHQGDIRDGAATGDDETIEVDLSQLTPQTDKVVFNVTIHDADTRGQSFGQVKNAYIRVIDTSNDAELARYDLSEDASTETAMVFGELYRSGEEWKFRAIGQGYASGLQGIISNYGVTL; this is encoded by the coding sequence ATGCCCGTTTCGCTGTCCAAGGGTGGCAACGTCAGCCTGACCAAGATGGCCCCGTCGCTGCAGTCGGTCCGGGTCGGCCTCGGCTGGGACGCCCGGACGACCGACGGGGCCGACTTCGACCTCGACGCCACCGCCCTGGTCTGCGGCGAGGGCGACAAGGTGCTCAGCGACCAGCACTTCATCTTCTACAACAACCTCGCCTCCCCCGAGGGCACCGTGCGCCACCAGGGCGACATCCGCGACGGCGCCGCCACCGGGGACGACGAGACCATCGAGGTCGACCTCTCCCAGCTGACCCCGCAGACCGACAAGGTCGTCTTCAACGTCACCATCCACGACGCCGACACCCGCGGCCAGAGCTTCGGCCAGGTCAAGAACGCCTACATCCGCGTCATCGACACCTCCAACGACGCCGAGCTCGCCCGCTACGACCTCTCCGAGGACGCCTCCACCGAGACCGCCATGGTCTTCGGCGAGCTCTACCGCAGCGGCGAGGAGTGGAAGTTCCGCGCCATCGGCCAGGGGTACGCCTCCGGCCTGCAGGGCATCATCAGCAACTACGGCGTGACGCTGTAG
- a CDS encoding HNH endonuclease family protein yields the protein MRTLHRPSARVALAASLGSLLLGCSVPGLPVTDDADRAPRPAPAGGPAPSPTPGADRTRELLGLVRVVARRPDVPGYDRECGADGGCVFGTEWSDDTDAPDGHNGCDTRNDVLGASLRDVRYSERSPDCDVVAGTLDDPYTGARIDYATEGSQIHVDHLFPLAAAWDLGAAGWTPAQRARFANDTALELVAVDGTANLQKGDSTPASWLPPAKAYRCTYVTSYLEVAHAYDLAITDADVRVIEPVLRKSC from the coding sequence GTGCGCACCCTCCACCGCCCCTCCGCCCGCGTCGCGCTCGCGGCGTCCCTGGGCTCGCTCCTCCTCGGCTGCTCGGTGCCCGGCCTCCCGGTCACCGACGACGCCGACCGCGCCCCGCGACCGGCCCCGGCGGGTGGTCCCGCGCCGTCCCCGACGCCCGGGGCCGACCGGACGCGCGAGCTGCTCGGGCTGGTCCGGGTGGTCGCGCGACGCCCGGACGTGCCGGGCTACGACCGCGAGTGCGGCGCCGACGGCGGCTGCGTCTTCGGCACCGAGTGGAGCGACGACACCGACGCCCCCGACGGGCACAACGGCTGCGACACCCGCAACGACGTCCTGGGGGCGAGCCTGCGCGACGTCCGCTACTCGGAGCGCAGCCCCGACTGCGACGTCGTCGCGGGCACCCTCGACGACCCCTACACCGGCGCGCGGATCGACTACGCGACCGAGGGCTCGCAGATCCACGTCGACCACCTCTTCCCGCTGGCGGCGGCCTGGGACCTCGGCGCCGCCGGGTGGACGCCGGCGCAGCGGGCGCGGTTCGCCAACGACACCGCGCTCGAGCTCGTCGCCGTCGACGGCACTGCCAACCTGCAGAAGGGCGACAGCACGCCGGCGAGCTGGCTGCCGCCGGCGAAGGCCTACCGGTGCACCTACGTCACCTCCTACCTCGAGGTCGCCCACGCCTACGACCTCGCGATCACCGACGCCGACGTCCGCGTCATCGAGCCGGTGCTGCGAAAAAGCTGCTGA
- a CDS encoding DUF475 domain-containing protein: MLFKTLRWSFLFTIIGLAIAFLYDGVTGVTVTAILIVLEVSLSFDNAVVNAKVLNRMSEFWVKIFLTVGILIAVFGMRLLFPLVVVFVTAGLSPIEAWDLALEKGNPDTPGTYGYILNDAHPLIAAFGGMFLLMIFLDFVFDEDKEHHWLGPVERALSKAAAFPGVSVLVALVWLFVFSRIFSEESADMLLAGVFGIILYLAVNGLGDFFDGGLEDELDDEGERRASTGEVVKATGKAAFSLFLYLELLDASFSFDGVIGAFAITSDPIIIALGLGVGAFYVRSITIYLVHQGTLSEYVFLEHGAHWAIGALALLLFVSIGPHIPEVVTGLVGVAFILLALWSSINYNKKHRGEDHVVHV; encoded by the coding sequence GTGCTGTTCAAGACCCTTCGCTGGTCCTTCCTGTTCACCATCATCGGTCTGGCGATCGCCTTCCTGTACGACGGCGTCACCGGCGTCACCGTCACCGCGATCCTGATCGTCCTGGAGGTCTCGCTCTCCTTCGACAACGCGGTGGTGAACGCGAAGGTCCTGAACCGCATGTCGGAGTTCTGGGTCAAGATCTTCCTCACCGTCGGCATCCTCATCGCCGTCTTCGGCATGCGGTTGCTGTTCCCGCTCGTCGTGGTCTTCGTGACGGCGGGGCTCTCGCCGATCGAGGCGTGGGACCTGGCGCTCGAGAAGGGCAACCCCGACACCCCGGGCACCTACGGCTACATCCTCAACGACGCCCACCCGCTGATCGCGGCGTTCGGCGGGATGTTCCTGCTGATGATCTTCCTCGACTTCGTCTTCGACGAGGACAAGGAGCACCACTGGCTCGGGCCGGTGGAGCGGGCGCTGTCGAAGGCGGCAGCCTTCCCCGGGGTCTCGGTGCTGGTGGCGCTGGTGTGGCTGTTCGTGTTCTCCCGGATCTTCTCCGAGGAGTCCGCCGACATGCTGCTGGCCGGGGTCTTCGGCATCATCCTCTACCTCGCGGTCAACGGTCTCGGCGACTTCTTCGACGGCGGCCTCGAGGACGAGCTCGACGACGAGGGGGAGCGTCGGGCCTCGACCGGCGAGGTCGTCAAGGCGACGGGCAAGGCGGCGTTCTCGCTCTTCCTCTACCTCGAGCTGCTTGACGCCAGCTTCAGCTTCGACGGCGTCATCGGGGCCTTCGCGATCACCTCCGACCCGATCATCATCGCCCTCGGGCTCGGCGTGGGAGCCTTCTACGTCCGCTCGATCACGATCTACCTCGTGCACCAGGGCACCCTGAGCGAGTACGTGTTCCTCGAGCACGGGGCGCACTGGGCGATCGGCGCACTGGCGCTGCTGCTCTTCGTCAGCATCGGCCCGCACATCCCCGAGGTGGTCACCGGGCTGGTCGGCGTCGCGTTCATCCTGCTGGCCCTCTGGTCGAGCATCAACTACAACAAGAAGCACCGCGGCGAGGACCACGTCGTCCACGTCTAG
- a CDS encoding TerD family protein, producing MSKGGNVSLTKEAGPSGLNKVLVGLGWDVRTTTGQDFDLDASALSCNEAGKVVTDQHFVFYNNLQSPDGKVVHQGDNRTGEGEGDDEVVEVDLAGMGPDVDKIVFAVSIDQADARGQNFGQVTGAFIRVVNSDNGTELARYDLSEDASSETAMVFGELYRNGGEWKFRAIGQGYASGLAGIVRDYGVNL from the coding sequence TTGTCCAAGGGTGGAAACGTCTCCCTGACCAAGGAGGCCGGCCCCTCCGGCCTCAACAAGGTCCTCGTCGGACTCGGGTGGGACGTCCGCACCACCACGGGCCAGGACTTCGACCTCGACGCCTCCGCGCTCTCGTGCAACGAGGCCGGCAAGGTCGTCACCGACCAGCACTTCGTCTTCTACAACAACCTGCAGTCGCCCGACGGCAAGGTCGTGCACCAGGGCGACAACCGCACCGGTGAGGGCGAGGGCGACGACGAGGTCGTCGAGGTCGACCTGGCCGGCATGGGCCCCGACGTCGACAAGATCGTCTTCGCGGTCTCGATCGACCAGGCCGACGCCCGCGGCCAGAACTTCGGCCAGGTCACCGGCGCCTTCATCCGCGTCGTCAACAGCGACAACGGCACCGAGCTCGCCCGCTACGACCTCTCCGAGGACGCCTCCAGCGAGACCGCCATGGTCTTCGGCGAGCTGTACCGCAACGGCGGGGAGTGGAAGTTCCGCGCCATCGGCCAGGGCTACGCCTCCGGCCTCGCGGGCATCGTCCGCGACTACGGCGTCAACCTCTGA
- a CDS encoding TerD family protein, giving the protein MTDSNDRGPVSLDKVTLTKAAPSVSLAKAGAAGGVLRVNLNWNARPPSATKSGGFLKRLAATPAPAIDLDLGCLYERTDGAKGAVQALGNALRGQHDTANPVAWLDGDDRSGTNAAGENLFVDLGQVAAIRRILVYAFIYEGVANWAAADGVVTLFPPSGPQVEVRLDEAGAGAGMCAIAMLENVGGELVVRREVRYVPGHAEVDQAYGWGLTWGRGTK; this is encoded by the coding sequence ATGACCGACAGCAACGACCGGGGCCCGGTGTCCCTCGACAAGGTGACCCTGACGAAGGCGGCGCCGTCGGTGTCGCTGGCGAAGGCCGGAGCGGCCGGCGGGGTGCTGCGGGTGAACCTCAACTGGAACGCGCGGCCGCCGTCGGCGACGAAGTCCGGCGGGTTCCTCAAGCGCCTCGCGGCCACGCCCGCCCCGGCGATCGACCTGGACCTCGGCTGCCTCTACGAGCGGACCGACGGCGCCAAGGGCGCCGTCCAGGCCCTGGGAAACGCGCTGCGCGGCCAGCACGACACGGCGAACCCGGTCGCCTGGCTCGACGGCGACGACCGCTCGGGCACGAACGCCGCCGGCGAGAACCTCTTCGTCGACCTCGGCCAGGTCGCGGCGATCCGCCGGATCCTGGTCTACGCCTTCATCTACGAGGGGGTCGCGAACTGGGCGGCCGCCGACGGCGTCGTCACCCTGTTCCCGCCGTCGGGCCCCCAGGTCGAGGTGCGTCTCGACGAGGCCGGCGCCGGCGCCGGGATGTGCGCGATCGCCATGCTGGAGAACGTCGGCGGCGAGCTCGTCGTGCGCCGCGAGGTCCGCTACGTGCCCGGTCACGCCGAGGTCGACCAGGCCTACGGCTGGGGCCTGACGTGGGGCCGCGGCACCAAGTGA
- a CDS encoding molybdopterin-dependent oxidoreductase → MTTLPRSPVPAGFTGTRLAACNLCEAICGLRLTIEEGAVTGVRGNADDPLSRGHVCPKGIALADVHADPDRLRRPVRRVGDTWEELSWDDALDLVADRLAATITEHGGDAVGVYLGNPNAHSLGFGTHGPAFVRALRTHNRFSASTVDQVPHQLVAWLLYGHQLLLPIPDLDRTSSFLVVGANPMASNGSLMTVPDFPARVRELHARGGRMVVLDPRRTETARVADEHHFVRPGTDAAVLLAMLHVLLDDGLARPPAYVDGVDALAALVAPFTPERAEAVSGVPADVVRGLAHDLAAPAGGGAGVVHGRMGVSTQGFGTICQWAIACLNLLSGHFDQPGGAMFTEPAVDTVGRRIAGPGRHDRWRSRVRDLPEFAGELPAAVMAEEIRTPGEGRIRAMVTVAGNPVLSTPDGRGLARALDGLDFMVAVDLYLNETTRHADVVLPPTSALERDQYDLVFHGFAVRNTARWTPAVFDVDDDQRHDWQIFGGLAARLADRLGAPLADDVAAQLATPPADLVEVLLDTGGRATAAEVAAHPEGLDLGPLRPTMPGRLQTEDRRIDVVPPLVVADLDRVRAWLEEPPAPASDELLLIGRRHQRDCNSWLHNTTRLTRGRPRHHLLMHPDDLAARGLTDGGTVEVTSRVGSVEVEVTASDDVMPGVVSLPHGYGHQVAGTRLAHASTVPGVSINDLTDPGLLDVSGNAALNGVPVRVRRAGAPAPAPA, encoded by the coding sequence GTGACCACCCTCCCCAGGTCCCCCGTGCCGGCCGGCTTCACCGGCACCCGACTGGCGGCGTGCAACCTGTGCGAGGCGATCTGCGGGCTGCGGCTGACGATCGAGGAAGGCGCCGTCACCGGCGTCCGCGGCAACGCCGACGACCCGCTCTCGCGCGGCCACGTGTGCCCGAAGGGCATCGCCCTCGCCGACGTCCACGCCGACCCCGACCGGCTCCGTCGTCCGGTGCGGCGGGTGGGCGACACGTGGGAGGAGCTGTCCTGGGACGACGCCCTCGACCTGGTCGCCGACCGGCTGGCCGCGACGATCACCGAGCACGGCGGCGACGCGGTCGGGGTCTACCTCGGCAACCCGAACGCCCACTCGCTCGGCTTCGGCACCCACGGGCCGGCGTTCGTGCGCGCGCTGCGGACCCACAACCGGTTCAGCGCCTCGACCGTCGACCAGGTCCCGCACCAGCTCGTGGCCTGGCTCCTGTACGGCCACCAGCTGCTGCTGCCGATCCCTGACCTCGACCGCACCTCCTCCTTCCTGGTCGTGGGGGCGAACCCGATGGCGTCGAACGGCTCGCTGATGACGGTGCCCGACTTCCCCGCCCGGGTGCGCGAGCTGCACGCCCGCGGTGGCCGGATGGTCGTGCTCGACCCGCGGCGCACGGAGACCGCGAGGGTCGCCGACGAGCACCACTTCGTCCGCCCCGGCACCGACGCCGCGGTGCTGCTGGCGATGCTGCACGTGCTCCTCGACGACGGGCTGGCCCGCCCGCCAGCCTACGTCGACGGCGTGGACGCGCTCGCCGCCCTCGTGGCGCCATTCACCCCCGAGCGCGCCGAGGCGGTCTCGGGGGTGCCGGCCGACGTGGTCCGCGGCCTGGCGCACGACCTCGCGGCCCCGGCCGGCGGCGGTGCCGGCGTCGTCCACGGCCGGATGGGCGTCTCGACCCAGGGCTTCGGCACGATCTGCCAGTGGGCCATCGCCTGCCTCAACCTGCTGTCGGGCCACTTCGACCAGCCGGGCGGCGCGATGTTCACCGAGCCCGCCGTCGACACCGTCGGACGACGGATCGCCGGTCCCGGCCGGCACGACCGGTGGCGCAGCCGGGTGCGCGACCTCCCGGAGTTCGCCGGCGAGCTGCCCGCCGCGGTGATGGCCGAGGAGATCCGGACCCCCGGCGAGGGTCGGATCCGGGCGATGGTCACCGTCGCCGGCAACCCGGTGCTCTCGACCCCCGACGGCCGCGGCCTGGCCCGGGCGCTCGACGGGCTCGACTTCATGGTCGCCGTCGACCTCTACCTCAACGAGACGACCCGGCACGCCGACGTGGTGCTGCCGCCGACGAGCGCGCTCGAGCGCGACCAGTACGACCTGGTCTTCCACGGCTTCGCGGTCCGCAACACCGCCCGGTGGACGCCGGCCGTCTTCGACGTCGACGACGACCAGCGCCACGACTGGCAGATCTTCGGCGGGCTCGCCGCCCGCCTCGCCGACCGCCTCGGCGCCCCGCTGGCCGACGACGTCGCCGCCCAGCTGGCGACCCCGCCCGCCGACCTGGTCGAGGTGCTGCTCGACACCGGCGGCCGCGCCACGGCCGCCGAGGTCGCGGCGCACCCCGAGGGCCTCGACCTCGGCCCGCTGCGCCCGACGATGCCCGGGCGCCTGCAGACCGAGGACCGGCGCATCGACGTCGTCCCCCCGCTCGTGGTCGCCGACCTCGACCGGGTGCGGGCCTGGCTGGAGGAGCCGCCGGCGCCGGCGTCCGACGAGCTGCTGCTCATCGGACGCCGCCACCAGCGCGACTGCAACTCGTGGCTGCACAACACGACCCGGCTCACCCGCGGCCGGCCGCGGCACCACCTGCTGATGCACCCCGACGACCTCGCCGCCCGGGGCCTCACCGACGGCGGCACCGTCGAGGTGACCTCCCGGGTCGGCTCGGTCGAGGTGGAGGTGACCGCGTCCGACGACGTGATGCCGGGCGTCGTCTCGCTCCCCCACGGCTACGGCCACCAGGTCGCGGGCACCCGCCTGGCGCACGCCTCGACGGTGCCCGGGGTCTCGATCAACGACCTCACCGACCCCGGGCTCCTCGACGTCTCGGGCAACGCCGCGCTCAACGGCGTCCCGGTGCGCGTCAGACGGGCTGGCGCTCCGGCCCCGGCGCCGGCCTGA
- a CDS encoding MMPL family transporter, whose translation MTNPLTTLPRRAARWSATHPWRAIGAWFLLVVVAVALAALVPTAETEDADYRHGDSGRAAELVAAAGLDGPDTENVLVTADGVLDPAAADAAAAAVVTALTPLEGVAAVAGPQWSPDRSALLVPVQLARDDDGSGRGALADRVLDAVAGVQDAHPDVEVRATGDATLDAAIDERVGDDLAAAEGISLPITLVLMLVAFGALVAAGLPVLLAVTSVAATIGILAPISHLVPAESTVTSMVVLIGMAVGVDYSLFYLKREREERLAGHSTLEAVDIAAQTSGHSILVSGGAVIASMTGLFLMGDATFNSLAVGSIIVVGVAVLGSVTVLPALLAKLGRWVDRPRVPLLWRLNARIGRGGLSTRILAPVVRRPGVALLLSGLVVAALALPALGLRVHAGNLDTLPASVPEVQTMREVAAAFPSEGTVVDVVVGSDDDDAVARALTSLERDAVATGDFTATGEAPSTARGTTVLHLGLPYEESDERVDDAVRALRADLVPAAFDGTDAEVVVGGDAAVSLDTADRFGGRLPLVVGFVLLLTFLMMLVTFRSVVVAALSTVLNLASVGVAFGFLVLVFQHGWGSGLLDFTNPGFVIDWLPLFVLVVLVGLSMDYHVFVVSRIREHVSAGLPTRVAVQRGIADTAGVVTSAAAVMVSVFAIFATLSMLEMKMMGVGLSAAILLDATLVRLVMLPAALVLLGERAWWPVRPRPVVPPPAAPLDWETGEVRPAPGPERQPV comes from the coding sequence GTGACCAACCCCCTGACCACCCTTCCGCGCCGTGCGGCCCGCTGGAGCGCCACCCACCCCTGGCGCGCCATCGGCGCCTGGTTCCTCCTCGTCGTCGTGGCCGTCGCGCTGGCGGCGCTGGTGCCGACCGCCGAGACCGAGGACGCCGACTACCGGCACGGCGACTCGGGCCGCGCCGCCGAGCTCGTCGCGGCCGCCGGGCTCGACGGGCCCGACACCGAGAACGTGCTCGTCACCGCGGACGGCGTCCTCGACCCGGCGGCGGCCGACGCCGCGGCCGCGGCGGTCGTCACCGCCCTCACGCCCCTCGAGGGCGTGGCCGCCGTGGCCGGGCCCCAGTGGAGCCCGGACCGGTCGGCCCTGCTGGTGCCGGTCCAGCTGGCCCGTGACGACGACGGGTCCGGGCGCGGCGCCCTCGCCGACCGGGTCCTGGACGCCGTGGCCGGCGTCCAGGACGCGCACCCCGACGTCGAGGTGCGCGCCACCGGCGACGCCACCCTGGACGCCGCGATCGACGAGCGGGTCGGCGACGACCTGGCCGCCGCCGAGGGGATCAGCCTCCCGATCACCCTGGTGCTGATGCTGGTGGCCTTCGGGGCGCTGGTCGCCGCCGGGCTGCCGGTGCTCCTCGCGGTGACCAGCGTGGCCGCCACGATCGGCATCCTGGCCCCGATCTCGCACCTGGTGCCGGCCGAGAGCACGGTGACCAGCATGGTCGTGCTCATCGGCATGGCCGTCGGCGTCGACTACTCGCTGTTCTACCTCAAGCGCGAGCGGGAGGAGCGGCTCGCCGGCCACAGCACCCTGGAGGCCGTCGACATCGCCGCCCAGACCTCCGGGCACTCGATCCTGGTCTCCGGCGGGGCCGTCATCGCCTCGATGACCGGGCTGTTCCTGATGGGGGACGCGACCTTCAACAGCCTCGCGGTCGGGTCCATCATCGTCGTCGGCGTCGCCGTCCTCGGCTCGGTCACCGTGCTGCCGGCGCTGCTGGCCAAGCTCGGCCGCTGGGTCGACCGGCCCCGCGTCCCGCTGCTGTGGCGCCTCAACGCGCGCATCGGCCGGGGCGGGCTGAGCACGCGGATCCTCGCCCCCGTCGTCCGGCGTCCCGGCGTGGCGCTGCTGCTGTCCGGCCTCGTCGTCGCCGCGCTGGCCCTCCCGGCGCTCGGGCTGCGGGTGCACGCCGGCAACCTCGACACCCTGCCCGCCTCGGTGCCGGAGGTGCAGACGATGCGCGAGGTCGCCGCCGCCTTCCCGTCGGAGGGCACGGTGGTCGACGTCGTCGTCGGCTCGGACGACGACGACGCGGTCGCCCGGGCCCTGACCTCCCTCGAGCGGGACGCCGTTGCCACCGGCGACTTCACCGCGACCGGTGAGGCGCCGTCAACGGCCCGCGGCACGACGGTGCTGCACCTCGGGCTGCCCTACGAGGAGTCCGACGAGCGGGTCGACGACGCCGTGCGGGCGCTGCGGGCCGACCTCGTGCCGGCGGCGTTCGACGGGACCGACGCCGAGGTCGTCGTCGGCGGGGACGCCGCGGTCAGCCTCGACACCGCCGACCGCTTCGGCGGACGGCTGCCGCTGGTGGTCGGGTTCGTGCTGCTGCTGACCTTCCTGATGATGCTGGTGACCTTCCGCAGCGTGGTGGTCGCCGCCCTCTCGACGGTGCTCAACCTGGCCTCGGTCGGCGTCGCCTTCGGGTTCCTCGTCCTGGTCTTCCAGCACGGGTGGGGCTCGGGCCTGCTCGACTTCACGAACCCGGGCTTCGTCATCGACTGGCTGCCGCTGTTCGTCCTGGTCGTGCTCGTCGGGCTCTCGATGGACTACCACGTCTTCGTGGTGAGCCGGATCCGCGAGCACGTGAGCGCCGGGCTGCCGACCCGCGTCGCCGTCCAGCGCGGCATCGCCGACACCGCCGGCGTCGTGACCAGCGCGGCCGCGGTGATGGTCTCGGTGTTCGCGATCTTCGCGACCCTGTCGATGCTGGAGATGAAGATGATGGGCGTCGGCCTGTCCGCGGCGATCCTCCTCGACGCCACCCTGGTCCGGCTGGTGATGCTGCCGGCCGCGCTGGTGCTGCTGGGGGAGCGGGCGTGGTGGCCGGTCCGCCCGCGCCCCGTCGTCCCGCCCCCGGCGGCCCCGCTGGACTGGGAGACCGGCGAGGTCAGGCCGGCGCCGGGGCCGGAGCGCCAGCCCGTCTGA
- a CDS encoding sensor histidine kinase — MSEPSRLRLTGYAVAHLLLGVVALALVVLTVVGGVLMVVWVGGLLLVVAVPATRLVADAHRRMAADVLGLDVPRPYRPVPRQPLAALVAVARDPMSWRDLGWLVWACTFGWVVALLCVLELLAVVTWPLWWVAIRPTMQLRSHVDLWFLASSRTEKLERRVQVLTETRAEAVDHAAAELRRLERDLHDGPQARLVALSMSLGLAEQALADPTGDLARARRLVTDARATTSTVIGELRAVVRGIHPPVLADRGLAGAVEALALDMALPVHVEVDLPGRPPAPVESALYLGVAECLANVGKHAAATEVTIALRHVGDHAAGRVRVVVTDDGVGGADPGAGTGMLGIGRRLASFDGTMAVTSPPGGPTEIVLEVPCDSSWPRTTPSSAPG; from the coding sequence ATGTCCGAGCCGAGTCGCCTGCGCCTGACCGGGTACGCCGTCGCGCACCTCCTGCTGGGGGTCGTCGCGCTCGCGCTGGTGGTCCTCACCGTCGTCGGCGGGGTGCTGATGGTGGTCTGGGTCGGCGGGCTGCTGCTGGTGGTGGCCGTGCCCGCCACCCGGCTGGTCGCCGACGCGCACCGGCGGATGGCCGCCGACGTCCTCGGCCTCGACGTGCCGCGGCCCTACCGGCCGGTGCCCCGCCAGCCGCTGGCCGCCCTGGTCGCGGTCGCCCGCGACCCGATGAGCTGGCGCGACCTGGGCTGGCTGGTCTGGGCCTGCACCTTCGGCTGGGTGGTCGCGCTGCTCTGCGTGCTCGAGCTGCTGGCGGTGGTCACCTGGCCGTTGTGGTGGGTCGCGATCCGGCCGACGATGCAGCTGCGGTCGCACGTCGACCTGTGGTTCCTCGCGTCGAGCCGCACCGAGAAGCTCGAGCGGCGGGTGCAGGTGCTCACCGAGACCCGGGCCGAGGCCGTCGACCACGCCGCCGCCGAGCTGCGCCGCCTCGAGCGCGACCTCCACGACGGCCCGCAGGCCCGGCTGGTCGCGCTGTCGATGAGCCTCGGGCTCGCCGAGCAGGCCCTGGCCGACCCCACCGGCGACCTCGCCAGGGCCCGCCGGCTGGTCACCGACGCCCGGGCGACGACGTCCACGGTGATCGGCGAGCTGCGCGCGGTCGTGCGCGGCATCCACCCGCCGGTGCTGGCCGACCGCGGGCTGGCCGGCGCCGTGGAGGCCCTGGCCCTCGACATGGCGCTGCCGGTCCACGTGGAGGTCGACCTGCCCGGCCGGCCCCCGGCGCCGGTGGAGTCGGCGCTCTACCTCGGCGTCGCGGAGTGCCTGGCCAACGTCGGCAAGCACGCCGCTGCCACCGAGGTCACCATCGCGCTGCGCCACGTCGGCGACCACGCCGCGGGCCGGGTGCGCGTCGTCGTCACCGACGACGGCGTGGGCGGCGCCGACCCGGGCGCCGGGACCGGCATGCTGGGCATCGGACGCCGCCTGGCGTCGTTCGACGGCACGATGGCGGTGACCAGCCCGCCGGGTGGGCCGACCGAGATCGTCCTGGAGGTGCCGTGCGACTCGTCCTGGCCGAGGACCACGCCCTCCTCCGCGCCGGGATGA
- a CDS encoding response regulator transcription factor: protein MRLVLAEDHALLRAGMTQLLEGNGFTVLHAVADGDALAEVLRDPDADAAVVDVRLPPTQTDEGLRAAIAVRAQRPGFPVMVISQYVEQLYARELLASGEGGVGYLLKDRVSDVAEFVDGVLRVAAGGTVLDPEVVAAIMARRRERPLDRLTPREREVLALMAEGRSNAAIGAHLVVTEKAVAKHINGIFSKLDLPLADDDHRRVRAVLAWLDA, encoded by the coding sequence GTGCGACTCGTCCTGGCCGAGGACCACGCCCTCCTCCGCGCCGGGATGACCCAGCTGCTCGAGGGCAACGGCTTCACCGTCCTGCACGCGGTCGCCGACGGCGACGCGCTGGCCGAGGTGCTGCGCGACCCCGACGCCGACGCGGCCGTCGTCGACGTCCGCCTCCCGCCCACGCAGACCGACGAGGGCCTGCGCGCGGCGATCGCCGTGCGCGCCCAGCGGCCCGGGTTCCCGGTGATGGTGATCTCGCAGTACGTCGAGCAGCTCTACGCGCGCGAGCTGCTCGCCAGCGGCGAGGGCGGGGTGGGCTACCTGCTGAAGGACCGGGTGTCCGACGTCGCCGAGTTCGTCGACGGCGTCCTGCGGGTCGCGGCGGGCGGCACCGTGCTCGACCCAGAGGTGGTCGCCGCGATCATGGCGCGCCGGCGCGAGCGGCCGCTGGACCGGCTCACCCCGCGCGAGCGCGAGGTGCTGGCGCTGATGGCCGAGGGCCGGTCGAACGCCGCGATCGGCGCCCACCTGGTCGTCACCGAGAAGGCGGTGGCCAAGCACATCAACGGCATCTTCTCCAAGCTCGACCTGCCCCTGGCCGACGACGACCACCGCCGGGTGCGGGCGGTGCTGGCCTGGCTGGACGCCTGA